Sequence from the Qipengyuania gaetbuli genome:
CCCGCTTCGACCTCGCGGCGATCGAGTACTATCTCGGAGTCACTGCGGCGCCCTGCTATTGCACCAAGATCGCCAGCAAGATGGTGCGTACCTTCACCGACCGTCACGGCCTCAAGAACCTCGTCGAGGAACTGCTCGGCGAAAGCATGTCGAAGGTCCAGCAGAGCAGTGACTGGGGCGGCCCGGTCCTCAACGACGCGCAGCGCGAATACGCCGCCAGCGACGTGCGTTTCCTCCACCGCCTCAAGGAAGAGCTCGACCGCAGGCTGGAACGCGAAGGTCGCACGGAACTGGCGCAGGCCTGTTTCGATTTCCTTCCTGCACGCGCCCATCTCGATATCCTCGGCTGGGACGACCACGACATCTTCAGCCACGCGTCAGCCTAGGAAGGGCAATCCGCACCCATGGTGTTCCGCAAGCGCAGGATCGAAACGCAGGAAGCGCAGCAGCTCCGCTCGCGCCGCCAGCACTTCGCCGCGCCAGGCGGAAGCCATGACAAGCTGGTCCACTTCCTTGCCCGCGCGCTGCCGATGGGCGTCGGCGTGATTGCCGCGCTGATGCTGATCACCCCGCTCAGCCCGCGCGGCGAGATCAGCTTCCTGCTCGACCGCAACGACGTGGCCGTCATTCAGGAACGCCTGCGCGTCGACAATGCGCTTTACCGCGGACAGGACGCGCAAGGCCGCCCGTTCTCGCTGACCGCCGACGAAGCCGTCCAGCGGTCGAGCGCGGAAGGGATCGTGCGCATGAGCGATATCGTCGCCCGCCTGCTAATGGCCGAAGGCCCTGCACGGATCAGCGCCGAAGGCGGGCAATACGACATCGACGAGCAGCGTATCGACGTGACCGGCACCATGCGCATGGAAGCCGCCGACGGCTACCGCATGCGCGCCACCGGCGTATCGGTCGACCTTGCCACCAAGCAGGTTACCGGCGCAGGCGGCGTCGAAGGGGCGGTGCCTGCCGGCACGTTCCGCGCCGACCGTTTGGAAGCCGACCTTGCCGAGCGAACAGTAACCCTCGTGGGCAATGCGCGCCTGCGCATGGAACCCGGAAAGCTGAGAATGCCATGATCAAGCACCACCTGCCCGCCATGACCAAATCGCTGGTCGCCGGTTTCGCGCTGACCTGCGCGGCCCTCGGAGGCATCCAGCTGAACGCCCAGGCGATCGCCAGCCACAATTCGAACGCGCCGGTCTCCTTCGACGCAGGCCGGATTGAACTGCAGGACCGGCAAGACCGCGTCGTGCTGTCGGGCAATGTGCGGATCACGCAGGCAGGCCTCACGCTCAATGCGGCGCGCACGGTGATCGACTATTCGGACCAGGGCACGCTCGAAATCCAGCGCATCCTTGCGACCGGCGGCGTGACCGTGGCGCGCGGGAACGAGCGGGCGAGTGGCGACACGGCGGTCTACGACTTCAACCGCCGCATCATCACCATGGCCGGCAACGTGCGACTCAACCGCGGCAGCGATACGCTCAATGGCGGACGCCTCGTGATCGACCTCGCCAGCGGCGTGTCGAGCGTCGACGGGCGCGCCAGCGGCTCGTCCTCGGTCACCGGCCAGACGGGCCAGTCCGGCGGACGCGTGACCGGCACCTTCTCCGTCCCGCAGGACTGATGCAGCCGCGCCTGCTCGCGCTGGCCGGCTGCCGCGCGGGCGAACTGGGCGCGCTGTCGCCGGCCGAATGGCACACGCTGGATGCGCTCGCCGAAGCGCACCGGCTGGGACCGCATCTCCACGGGCGGCTGTCGCGCGGCGAGATGCCGGCCGAGGTGCCGCAGGACATCGCCGAGGGCTGGCGCGTGGCGCACCGGGCGAACGCCATCGCCGTGCTCGCGCAGCGGCGGGCCCTGGCGCAGGCCGCATCCCTGCTTGGAGGCCTCGGCATCGAGGCTGTCGCGCTGAAAGGCTCGGCGCTTGCGTGGAGCGTGTGGCCGTCCCCTGCAGAGCGGGTCATGCGCGACATCGACCTGCTCGTCCCGCAGGACCGGGCGGTGGCAGCCTACGAGGCCCTGCGCGATGCGGGCTGGCACGGACCGGCAGCGACGCCGGAACTGCTCGACCGGCTGGCGCGCGAGGAAACGCACCTGCCGCTCCTCGTCTCGCCTGACGGAGTGCCGTGCGAACTGCACGCCCATGCCTGGGCGAGCGCACCACTCGCAGGGCTCACCATGCCGCGCTGCGACGATGGCGGGCTGCTTGAGCGGTCGGTGTTCGACGAGATGCTGGGAATGCGGGTGCCCGCTGCCGAAGACATGCTGGCGCATCTCGTCGTGCATTGCGCCTGTTCGCACCTGTTCAACGTGGGCCCCCTTGCGCTGGCGGACATCGATCACCTCACCCGCAAGCGCGCCATCGACTGGCCGCGGTTCTGGGTGACCGCGCAGCGGGACGGGTATGACCGCGCCGCTGCGCTCGTGCTGGCGCTCACCGACCGCTGGTTCCTGCCGGGACTCGTCGAGGCGAGCGGATGCCCGGTGGCGGTCCCTGAAGAGGAGATCGAGCGGGCCGAGGCCCTGCTGGTCCAGCAACCTGCCGCCCGCAAGGACATCAACGCCATCGCAGGTCTCGCGCTGGGCGGCAGGGCGGACCGGATGGCGCAGCACCCGCTCGACGAAGCCGAAGGAAGTGCGGGCGGCCTTGCCCGTGCCAGCCAGCTGGCCCGGCGCGGCCTGTCGTTAGCCGGCAGCATGCTCGACGGCCCGACGCGGCGCGACGGCTTCGCCACCGCGGCCATGGCGCGCTGGCTTCAGGGAGATTAGCGGCGGGTCGCGATCTGCGCGATGCTGGTGAGGCCCTGGGCGAGCAGCAGTTCCGAGGCTTGGCTGTTCGTCAGCAGGTCGCGGTGCAGGCGCGTCAGGCCGTGCGTCAGCCGGTCCAGCTTCGGACCGCGCCAGCGCTGGAGCTGTTCGGCAATGTCGCGCTCTTCCTTCCAGAAGATGCCGAGGCGGGCCTTCTGGCCCTTGTCGAGGTCCTGGTAGCGCCGGTTGCCCAGCGCCGCCGAAATCCGCGCCAGCTGGGCCGCGCGCCGCTCGAAAGCCAGCAACGTGCCGACCGGGTTGAGGCCGATCTGCTTCATCCGGGCGATCTCGGGCCCGACGCGGTTCGCCTGCCCGCCGAGCACGGCGTTGACGAGGCTGGCGAAGCCGTCTTCCTCGCTCGCCGCGCCGATCGCGTCGAGGTGCTCCATCGTCGCCGGCTTGGGCGACTGCGGCGAGGCATCGAGATAGGTCGCGAGCTTGGTCACTTCGCTCTGCGCCAGCCGGACGTCGAGATTGGCCGCGCGGGCAATGCGCTCGGCCACCGCACCGTCGAGCCGGATGCCCGACGCATCGCCCATGGCGCGAACGGCCTGCGTTACCGAGCGCAGGTCCGGCGGGTAGAACATGGCGACGACCGCGTCCTTGCGCTTCTCGAGCAGCTTGGCCGTGCGCGACTTGTCGGTGGCGGAGGTCGCCACGACGATCACGGGACACGCCTCGCCCGCGCCGACTTCGCCGGTCTGGATCAGCGTCTGGAGCGCGTCATGCGCCTCGTCGCCTGCCACGCGGCACCAGATGTGGCGCTTGTCGCCGAACAGCGAGGTGGAACGCGCCTCGTCGCCCAGCCGGGCGGGATCGGCCTTGAGGTCGGCGCCGGAGATTTCGACCCGCTCGCCCGGCTCGGGCAGCATGGTCACCAGATCGCTGGCAGCAGCGCTCGCCCCGGCCTCGTCCTGGCCGCAAAAGAAGAAGATGGCGCAATCCTGCGCCATGCCGCGTGCCTTGGCGGCGAATTCGTTGCCCCTGACCTTCACTGCTGGCGCAGCGTCAGCGCCACGCGGGTGACGATCCTGTCGGCAATTTCGCGGGCGAGGTTTTCGAGCGCGGTCTGTTCGGCAGCGATGGTCGCATACTCGCTGGACACCACGTCGATACCCGCATCGGCGCCTTCGGTCGCATCGAGCAGGATCTCGCCCGTGCTGGCATCGACCAGCTGGTAGCGGGCGCGCAGGGTGCGGCGTTCGCGGCTGACGGTATCGTCGGCAAGGATGCCCAGCGCTTCGAGATTGTCGTCGAGCCGGACGTCGAGCCGGTAGCGCGGCGAACTGTCGCCTGCCGCGCCGAACCGGTCGTTCAATTCGCCCCGGACCAGCCAGCCTGCACGGCCCGCGATGGGGGGCACGTCGACGGCGGCAAGGCCGCGCGCGACCTCGCCGCTGCCGCCGCCCGCGTACATGGGCGACAGGCCGCAGGCGGACAGCGCGAGGCAGGCGAAAGTGGCGGCGAGAATGCGCATCAGGTGACGATATTCACCAATCTGTCGGGTACGACAATGACCTTGCGAACATCTGCCCCGTCGATCGACCGCTGCACCTTTTCGGACGCCAGCGCCATGGCCTCGAGGTCTTCCTTCGAAGCTCCCTTCGGAGCGGTCAGCGTGTCGCGCAGCTTGCCCATGTGCTGGACTGCGATGGTAACTTCGTCCTCCACCAGCAGGGCTGGATCGACTGCCGGCCAAGCGGCATCGGCGACCATTCCGCCATCGCCCAGCGCGGCCCAGGCCTCTTCGGCGAGGTGCGGCATCATCGGGGCGACAAGCTGGACCAGCGTGCGGATCGCCTGGCTACGGCTGGCGGAGGCTTTTGCCTTCTCGACCGCGCCGGTCAGTTCGTAGATACGCGCGACAGCCTTGTTGAAGCCCAGCGCCTCGATGTCCTGCGCCACGGCGGCGATGGTCTGGTGCGTCTTGCGATCAAGCGCCTTGTCCTCGCCCTCGGCCCCGGCGTCATAGGCCGAGAACAGGCGCCACAGGCGGTGGACGAAGCGCGAGCAGCCCTCGATCCCCGCTTCCGACCACGGCAGGTCGCGTTCGGGCGGGCTGTCGGACAGCATGAACCAGCGCACCGCATCGGCGCCATAGGTGTCGATGATCGTGTCGGGGTCGACGACGTTCTTCTTCGACTTCGACATCTTGATGACGCGGCCGATTTCGACCTCGCTGCCGTCTTCCTTGAGCAGAGCGCGGTCGGCGTCGCGGCTGATCTCGTCGGGCGCGAAGTAGATCGTCTTGCCGCCGTCCTTGCGGCTGTATGTCTCGTGCGTGACCATGCCTTGGGTGAACAGCGAGGCGAAGGGCTCCTTCACCTCGATCTGGCCCATGTGGGCGAGCGCGCGGGTCCAGAAACGGGCGTACAACAGATGCAAGATCGCATGTTCGATCCCGCCGATGTACTGTTCGACCGGCATCCACTTCGCGACCTCTTGCGCGTCGAAGGGCCGGTCGGCCGGCTGGCTGGCGAACCGCAGGAAATACCACGAACTGTCGACGAAGGTGTCGAGCGTATCGGTCTCCCGCTCAGCCTTGCCGCCGCACTTGGGGCAATCGACATGCTTCCAGGTCGGGTGGCGCAGCAGCGGGTTGCCGGGCGTCTGGAAGTCGACATCTTCCGGCAGGGTGATAGGCAGGCTGCCCTTGGGCGCAGGAACCACGCCGCAGGTGCCGCAATGGATGAAGGGGATCGGCGTCCCCCAATAGCGCTGGCGCGAAACGCCCCAGTCGCGCAGGCGCCAGACGGTCTTGCCCGTGCCGCGCCCTTCGGCTTCGATGCGGGCGATGATTTCGCGCTTCGCATCCTCGACATTCATGCCGTCGAGGAAGTCGGAGTTCACCAGCACGCCCTCGCCCGCTTCGGCCTCGCCTTCGAAGGGCTTGCCGGCATCCTCGGCGCTGCCTGCGACAACGCGCGGAATCGGCAGGCCGTATTTGGTTGCGAATTCAAAATCGCGCTGGTCATGGCCAGGTACCGCCATGATGGCGCCGGTGCCGTAGTCCATAAGCACGAAGTTCGCGATGTAGACCGGCAGGTCCGCGCCGGTGAACGGGTGCTTGGCCGTGATGCCAGTGTCGAAGCCCAGCTTTTCGGCGGTTTCGAGTTCGGCGGCAGTGGTCCCGCCCTTCTTGCATTCGGCGATGAAGGCGCGCGCCTCGTCGCTGTCGAGCGCTTGCGCGACCGGATGGTCGGCGGCAACCGCAACGAAGCTCGCACCGAAGATCGTGTCGGGGCGCGTGGTATAGACCGGTAGCTTCTCGCCGTTCGACAGGTCGAAGCTGAATTCCAGGCCCTTGGACTTGCCGATCCAGTTTTCCTGCATCAGCCGGACCTTGTCGGGCCAGTTCTCGAGGCTGCCGAGGCCTTCGAGCAGTTCCTCGGCGAAGTCGGTGATCTTGAGGAACCACTGGTTCAGCTTGCGCTTCTCGACGTCCGCGCCCGAGCGCCAGCCCTTGCCGTCGATCACCTGTTCGTTGGCGAGCACGGTCATGTCGACCGGGTCCCAGTTGACCTCGCTTTCCTTGCGATAGACGAGGCCCGCCTCGTACAGGTCGATGAAAAGCGCCTGTTCGTGGCCGTAGTAATCCGGCTCGCAGGTCGCCAGTTCGCGGCTCCAGTCGAGCGCGAAGCCGAGGCGCTTCAATTGCGCCTTCATGTGTTCGATGTTGGCGCGGGTCCAGCCGCCCGGGTGGACGCCCTTTTCCATCGCGGCGTTTTCCGCCGGCATGCCGAAGGCGTCCCAGCCCATCGGGTGCAGGACTTCGTGGCCGGTCGCTTTCTTGTAGCGGGCCAGCACGTCGCCCATCGTGTAGTTGCGGACGTGGCCGATGTGGATGCGCCCCGAAGGATAGGGGAACATCTCCAGGACATAGCTCTTCGGCTTGTCGGAGTTGCTGTCGGCGCGGAAGGTCTGCGCGTCCTCCCACGCTGATTGCCAGCGCGGGTCTGCGGACGTCGGATCGAAACGGGTATCGCTCATGCCCGAAGCCCTTAGGCAATTCGGGCGTAAATGGAACCCGTCAGAATCAGTTGGCGATCGCCTGACGGCGCAGTTCGCGGGCCTTGGTGAGGATGATGTCCTCCAGGCGCTGGACCGTGGCGGCCTGCACCGGTGCATCGACCCAGTTGCCGGCCTGGTTGACCTGGCGGCTGGCAGCGACGCGCAGGGCATCGGCGCGCAGGTCGCGGTCGAGGATGGTGACGGTCATCTTGACGCGTTCGCCCGGATTGCTCGGGTTGGCGTACCAGTCGGTGACGATCACGCCGCCGGCGCTGTCCGCCTGGAGCAGCGGAGCAAAGCTGACGGTCTCGAGCGAGGCGCGCCAGAGGTAGGAGTTCACGCCGATGGTCGACACCTGCGCTGCCGCAAGGTCCGCGCGCGGGCGTTCACCGCCGCCGCAAGCGGCCAGCGCCAGGGAGGCGACCGCAATGCCGGCGATGGCGGCGGGGCGACGGAAGCTGCGCGTGATGGTCATGAACGATCCTTGAGAGAAACTGTGTTGGTCGGCTCTATAAAGCCTGAGCGCTTGCGGGCAAGCACCGGCTTGGCCGCATAGGCACCGCCAGGCCGTGAATATGTGCTGAATTGCGGGGCTATTTGTGGAGAGGGGGCAACACCTTTCCCCCATTGCCGGCCCATGCTGTGGAAAAGCTTGGCAAGGCGCGCCTGCGAGTCCTAGTCTCTTGGGTTCACAGGCGAGTCGCACGCACGATCCGCCGTTCGGGAACGGTTAAGTCGCAGTCTGCTTCAATAGCAGGCTGACCTTGACGAAGAGGATAGAGTTCCAATGGCCGACAGGCATGACAGCAAAGGCAAGAACCGGCTCGCTCCGGTCGTGCTGACGGCTGCCGTCCTCGCGCTGGCCATTCCCGGCGCCGGCCTCGCGGTCGTCTCCGGCTCGCCAGAAGCTGCTCCCGAATCGATGGAATTCGTGCCCTTCACGCCGGCCGGCGTCGATCCGGAACTGGCCGCGCGCGTTGCGGCGGTGATCGGGGAAGACGCGCTGCGCTTCACCCCGGCCAGCAAGCCGCGCAACCTTCGCGAACGCACCGTCAATTTCGCCGTCCGCGTGGACAAGAACCTCGCCTCGTCGATTTCGGGCCGTTCGCCGCGCGACACGATCGCCAGCGTGGTCGCTGCCGACGGTGCCTCGCCGCTTGCGGCAACGCGCTACAATCTCGGCGTTGCGCGCGGTTACCAGAGCTTCACGCAGCCGACCCGCTCGGCCGCCACGGTCCCGACCGGCATTCGCGATATCGCAATGCCGGACCTTTCGACCTATCGCGGCGATGCGCAGGATGCGCCGAGCCGGTTCCAGTCGCGCATTGCGCTTGAACAGCAGGGCCGCGCAGGCGCTTCGCCGCGCACGCTCGAAGGTGCCGGCTCGCAGCAGCTCGACCTCGGCGGCTCCTACAGCCTCAGCCGCAATCTCGACGTGACGGCAGGTGTCCGCCTGTCGCAGGATCGCGACCGTCTCGCCCCGCTGACCAATGGCGTGGAAGACGACCAGGCCGTGTACGTGGGCACGCAGATCCGCTTCTGACGAGCGCCTTCGCAGGCGCTTTCCCGAACGAATACGATTGAACGGCTCCGACCAAAGGCGGATTGCCTTTACCTCGTCATATCCGCACGCCTATGCCTTGAGCGAACGCTACGGAAAGCTTGGGAGAATCGACAATGGGACGAGTTGCCATCGTAACCGGGGGCACGCGCGGCATCGGGCGCGCAATCTGCGAACGCCTGCGTGACGAACGCGGCTGTACGGTCGTCGCCAACTATGCCGGCAATGACGATGCCGCACGTCGCTTCACCGAAGAAACGGGCATCCCGACCGTCAAGTTCGACGTGGGCGATTACGAAGCCGTGCAGGAAGCCTGCAAGAAGGTCGAGGCCGAGCACGGCCCGATCGAGATCGTCGTCAACAATGCCGGCATCACCCGCGACGGCACGCTCCTGAAGATGAGCTACGAGGACTGGGACGCCGTGATGCGCACCAACCTGGGCGGCTGCTTCAACATGGCCAAGGCCACTTTCGCCGGCATGAAGGAGCGTGGCTGGGGCCGGATCATCAATATCGGTTCGATCAACGGCCAGGCAGGCCAGTACGGCCAGGTCAACTACGCCGCCGCCAAGAGCGGCATTCACGGCTTCACCAAGGCGCTGGCCCAGGAAGGCGCACGCTTCGGCATCACTGTGAATGCGATCGCCCCGGGCTACATCGACACCGACATGGTCGCCGCAGTGCCCGAACCGGTGCTGGAAAAGATCGTAGCCAAGATCCCCGTCGGCCGCCTCGGCAAGGCCAGCGAGATCGCCCGCGGGGTCAGCTTCCTGGCATCGGAACATGCCGAATTCGTCACCGGCTCGACCATGAGCATCAACGGCGGCCAGCACATGTACTGAGCCGCGGGCGAGTGCACTGCTACTCGATCTCGTAGTCCTTCACGACGAAACCCGTTCCGTCGCGCACGAGAGTGATCTTTTCGTAGGTCCCTTGCAGGCGCTCGAAATCGGTGAGGAAGCGGACGACCCATTGGTCGCGGCCGTTACTTTCGATGATGTCGATCCGGTGCGTATCGCGGCTTAGCGCCTTGCCGAACTGCTGCCGCCGTTCGGCAAGCGCGTTCCATGCGGCGAAATTCGGGTCGGTCCGATCGGAAGACTTGGCAGTCAGGTCGAATTCGTCCTTGTCTGCCACCTCCAGCATGACGAGTGCAGCGTGCTCGGCCGATTCCAGCTTCTCACGCATCGCCGGGCCCACGGGCTTCCCGGGGCTCTCTTCGGCTACAGCGGCTGGAGGGGCAATGGGCGGGGCATCTGGCGTCGGAGCCTGAAGGGCGAGCAAGGCGGCAAGGATGATGGACATTAGGGCAACTCCGATCAGTATGGTTCGAGTTTGCCTCGGACGGTCATCGCCCGAAACTGCCCCAGCATCAGCGGATGCCTCTATCGACGCATCCCCCAAATGCTTGTGTCCCAGCATTTCGGCCATGCCGCCCTCGTCTTCCAGCAGCAGCCGCGCAGCCTCCTTGCTGCTCGTGACTTCCAGCTTGCGCCGCGCACCGCGTAGGCGCTCGTTGATCGTGTGGACGGAAAGGTCGAGTTCGCGCGCGCTGGACTTGGCGTCGTGGCCGCGCAGGATGAGGCGCAGGGCCTCCTTTTCCTTGTCGGTCAGGGCGTCGAGGGTGCGCGTCATCACGCACTTACTAGGCGAGGCACCGCTGCAAGCTACCCCAAAAAATTCGTGCGGCCGCGGGCACAGTCGTTATATCAGTGACTTATGGAGACGCCCTACCACCCGCCGAAGAAGTACTCCGTCCGCATAGAAGGGCACCGGACTTCCGTAAGCCTGGAGCCGGTGTTCTGGGACCTCCTGCGCCGGGCCGCGGCGCGCAGGGGCCTTGCGGTGAACACGCTGGTCGCCAGCATCGATGCCGAGCGGATCCGCAGCGACACGCCTCCGGGGCTTGCAGGTGCCATCCGCGTCTGGCTGGCCACGCACGAATTGCAGCCGGCAAGCAAAGGGGGCGACAGGATCGCTCCTGCCGCCCCCGAAGAATGAGGTCCGTCGGGACCTAGTATTTCGCCGTGGCGTCGCTGGCCGGGAAAGTCTCGTCGAGAGCTTCGTCGGTCTTGCTCATGCGGTCGCCGACCGTTGCGGTCGATTCTGCGCCTGCGTTGCGGAACGCGCCTGCCGGCTCACCGGCTGCAAAGGCGACGCCGCCGCGGTCCTTCTGGTTCTTCTCGTAATACTTGTACCCGGCATAGCCGAGCGCGCCGAGTGCTGCGAGCTTGAGGATCATGATGCCTTCCTTTCCAATGGGTTCGTCGAAAGCTCAACGAACCGCATCCGCGAAAGGTCCGGCCCGGGTGCTCAGTCGTCGCCGACCCGTTCGATATCAGCGCCGACAAGCTGGAGCTTCTCTTCCAGCCGCTCGTAACCGCGGTCGAGGTGGTAGAGGCGGCGCACCGTCGTCTCGCCTTCGGCGGCAAGGCCGGCGATGACCAGGCTCATCGATGCGCGCAAATCGGTCGCCATGACTTCGGCGCCGGTCAGTTCGACCGGGCCGCGTACTACGGCGGTCCGCCCACTCGTCTCGATATTCGCACCCATACGCGCCAGTTCGGGCACGTGCATGAAGCGGTTCTCGAAGATGGTTTCCTTAAGCACGCTGGTGCCTTCCGCCTTGCACAGCAGGCTCATCAGCTGGGCCTGCATGTCGGTGGCAAGACCGGGGAACGGTGCGGTCGTCAGATTGTGCGCCTTGAGCGGTCCGTTGGCAGCGACATGGACACCGCCCTTCACCTGCTCGACCTCGACGCCGATGTTGCGCAGCGCGTGGATGGTCGATGCCATGTCGTCGAAATTCGCGCCTTCCAGCAGCACTTCGCCGCCGGTGATGGCCGCCGCGCAGGCATAGGAGCCGGCCTCGATACGGTCGGGCATGACGCGGTAGGTCGCACCGTGCAGCCGCTTCACGCCGTGAATGGTGAGTTCGGACGTGCCGATGCCTTCCATCTCTGCGCCCATCGCGACGAGCAGATTGCACAAATCGACGATTTCCGGCTCGCGCGCGGCGTTGATGAGCTTGCTCGTGCCCTTGGCAAGGACCGCGGCCATTACCGCGTTTTCGGTCGCACCGACCGAGACCACGGGGAAATCGTATTCGCCGCCGGGCAGACCGCCGTCGGGCGCGATGGCGCGGACATAGCCCTGCGCCAGCTCGATATGGGCTCCGAAAGCTTCGAGTGCCTTCAGGTGGAGGTCGATCGGGCGGTTGCCGATGGCGCAGCCGCCGGGCAGCGACACGGTCGCCTCGCCCATGCGGGCCAGCATCGGGCCGAGCACGAGGATCGATGCGCGCATCTTGCGCACGAGGTCATAGGGCGCGACCGTCGACGTGATGCGCGGCGCTTCCATGGTCATCACGCGGCCGAAATCTTCAGGACGGTGGCCGGCGATCGTGTGCGCCACGCCGAACTGGCCCATCAGGTGCTGGAACCCGTCGATATCGGCAAGCCGCGGCAGATTGCGCAAGGTCACCGGCTCGTCCGTGAGCAGGGCACAGGGGATGAGCGTCAGGGCGGCATTCTTCGCGCCCGAGATCGGGATCGTGCCGGAGAGGCGGTTGCCGCCGCGAATGAGAAGTTTGTCCATGGGTCCGATGCCTTTAATGCCATGTGGCGCACAGGCAAGCGTCATGCACCTGTCACCCCGCCTGCCTACTACACACATCTCCGCCAATTGTTGACCTGCCAGAGAGGCAGCCCTAACTCCCGCCGCCATGACCACGCACAAGCCGATCAAGAAAGCCGTCTTCCCCGTTGCGGGCCTCGGCACGCGCTTCCTGCCCGCCACCAAGGCGATCCCGAAGGAACTGCTCCCGATCGTCGACCGCCCGCTGATCCAGTATGCAGTGGACGAGGCGCGCGAGGCGGGGATCGAGCAGATCATCTTCGTGACCGGCCGCGGCAAGACCGCGATCGTCGAGCATTTCGACGTGGCCTACGAACTGGAATCGACCATGTCCGAACGCGGCAAGGACATGAGCGTGCTCGACCCGACCCGCGCGACGCCCGGCGACATCATCACCGTGCGCCAGCAGGTCCCGCTCGGCCTCGGCCATGCGATCTGGTGCGCCCGCGCCATCGTGGGCGACGAGCCTTTCGCGATCCTGCTGCCCGACGAACTCATGGTCGGCGAACCCGGCTGCATGAAGCAGATGGTCGAAGCCTATAACGAGGTGGGCGGGAACCTGATCTCGGTGCTCGAAGTGCCGGAAGACGAGGTGTCGAGCTACGGCGTCATCGCGCCCGGCGCACAGGTGTCCGACACGCTGACCGAAGTCACCGGCCTGGTCGAGAAGCCGAAGCGCGAGGATGCGCCCTCGAACAAGATCATCTCGGGCCGCTACATCCTGCAGCCCGAAGTCATGCGCGTGCTGGAAGACCAGGA
This genomic interval carries:
- the phbB gene encoding acetoacetyl-CoA reductase, which gives rise to MGRVAIVTGGTRGIGRAICERLRDERGCTVVANYAGNDDAARRFTEETGIPTVKFDVGDYEAVQEACKKVEAEHGPIEIVVNNAGITRDGTLLKMSYEDWDAVMRTNLGGCFNMAKATFAGMKERGWGRIINIGSINGQAGQYGQVNYAAAKSGIHGFTKALAQEGARFGITVNAIAPGYIDTDMVAAVPEPVLEKIVAKIPVGRLGKASEIARGVSFLASEHAEFVTGSTMSINGGQHMY
- the lptE gene encoding LPS assembly lipoprotein LptE, with the protein product MRILAATFACLALSACGLSPMYAGGGSGEVARGLAAVDVPPIAGRAGWLVRGELNDRFGAAGDSSPRYRLDVRLDDNLEALGILADDTVSRERRTLRARYQLVDASTGEILLDATEGADAGIDVVSSEYATIAAEQTALENLAREIADRIVTRVALTLRQQ
- a CDS encoding DUF3576 domain-containing protein, translating into MTITRSFRRPAAIAGIAVASLALAACGGGERPRADLAAAQVSTIGVNSYLWRASLETVSFAPLLQADSAGGVIVTDWYANPSNPGERVKMTVTILDRDLRADALRVAASRQVNQAGNWVDAPVQAATVQRLEDIILTKARELRRQAIAN
- the lptC gene encoding LPS export ABC transporter periplasmic protein LptC, with amino-acid sequence MVFRKRRIETQEAQQLRSRRQHFAAPGGSHDKLVHFLARALPMGVGVIAALMLITPLSPRGEISFLLDRNDVAVIQERLRVDNALYRGQDAQGRPFSLTADEAVQRSSAEGIVRMSDIVARLLMAEGPARISAEGGQYDIDEQRIDVTGTMRMEAADGYRMRATGVSVDLATKQVTGAGGVEGAVPAGTFRADRLEADLAERTVTLVGNARLRMEPGKLRMP
- a CDS encoding LptA/OstA family protein — translated: MIKHHLPAMTKSLVAGFALTCAALGGIQLNAQAIASHNSNAPVSFDAGRIELQDRQDRVVLSGNVRITQAGLTLNAARTVIDYSDQGTLEIQRILATGGVTVARGNERASGDTAVYDFNRRIITMAGNVRLNRGSDTLNGGRLVIDLASGVSSVDGRASGSSSVTGQTGQSGGRVTGTFSVPQD
- the leuS gene encoding leucine--tRNA ligase, with amino-acid sequence MSDTRFDPTSADPRWQSAWEDAQTFRADSNSDKPKSYVLEMFPYPSGRIHIGHVRNYTMGDVLARYKKATGHEVLHPMGWDAFGMPAENAAMEKGVHPGGWTRANIEHMKAQLKRLGFALDWSRELATCEPDYYGHEQALFIDLYEAGLVYRKESEVNWDPVDMTVLANEQVIDGKGWRSGADVEKRKLNQWFLKITDFAEELLEGLGSLENWPDKVRLMQENWIGKSKGLEFSFDLSNGEKLPVYTTRPDTIFGASFVAVAADHPVAQALDSDEARAFIAECKKGGTTAAELETAEKLGFDTGITAKHPFTGADLPVYIANFVLMDYGTGAIMAVPGHDQRDFEFATKYGLPIPRVVAGSAEDAGKPFEGEAEAGEGVLVNSDFLDGMNVEDAKREIIARIEAEGRGTGKTVWRLRDWGVSRQRYWGTPIPFIHCGTCGVVPAPKGSLPITLPEDVDFQTPGNPLLRHPTWKHVDCPKCGGKAERETDTLDTFVDSSWYFLRFASQPADRPFDAQEVAKWMPVEQYIGGIEHAILHLLYARFWTRALAHMGQIEVKEPFASLFTQGMVTHETYSRKDGGKTIYFAPDEISRDADRALLKEDGSEVEIGRVIKMSKSKKNVVDPDTIIDTYGADAVRWFMLSDSPPERDLPWSEAGIEGCSRFVHRLWRLFSAYDAGAEGEDKALDRKTHQTIAAVAQDIEALGFNKAVARIYELTGAVEKAKASASRSQAIRTLVQLVAPMMPHLAEEAWAALGDGGMVADAAWPAVDPALLVEDEVTIAVQHMGKLRDTLTAPKGASKEDLEAMALASEKVQRSIDGADVRKVIVVPDRLVNIVT
- a CDS encoding nucleotidyltransferase family protein, which translates into the protein MQPRLLALAGCRAGELGALSPAEWHTLDALAEAHRLGPHLHGRLSRGEMPAEVPQDIAEGWRVAHRANAIAVLAQRRALAQAASLLGGLGIEAVALKGSALAWSVWPSPAERVMRDIDLLVPQDRAVAAYEALRDAGWHGPAATPELLDRLAREETHLPLLVSPDGVPCELHAHAWASAPLAGLTMPRCDDGGLLERSVFDEMLGMRVPAAEDMLAHLVVHCACSHLFNVGPLALADIDHLTRKRAIDWPRFWVTAQRDGYDRAAALVLALTDRWFLPGLVEASGCPVAVPEEEIERAEALLVQQPAARKDINAIAGLALGGRADRMAQHPLDEAEGSAGGLARASQLARRGLSLAGSMLDGPTRRDGFATAAMARWLQGD
- a CDS encoding ribonuclease D; its protein translation is MAVHFHEEDLPEGVLADGPIAVDTETMGLVTIRDRLCVVQISDGKGDEHLVRFGPESTYDAPNLKAVLGDPERLKLFHFARFDLAAIEYYLGVTAAPCYCTKIASKMVRTFTDRHGLKNLVEELLGESMSKVQQSSDWGGPVLNDAQREYAASDVRFLHRLKEELDRRLEREGRTELAQACFDFLPARAHLDILGWDDHDIFSHASA
- the holA gene encoding DNA polymerase III subunit delta; protein product: MKVRGNEFAAKARGMAQDCAIFFFCGQDEAGASAAASDLVTMLPEPGERVEISGADLKADPARLGDEARSTSLFGDKRHIWCRVAGDEAHDALQTLIQTGEVGAGEACPVIVVATSATDKSRTAKLLEKRKDAVVAMFYPPDLRSVTQAVRAMGDASGIRLDGAVAERIARAANLDVRLAQSEVTKLATYLDASPQSPKPATMEHLDAIGAASEEDGFASLVNAVLGGQANRVGPEIARMKQIGLNPVGTLLAFERRAAQLARISAALGNRRYQDLDKGQKARLGIFWKEERDIAEQLQRWRGPKLDRLTHGLTRLHRDLLTNSQASELLLAQGLTSIAQIATRR